The proteins below come from a single Deltaproteobacteria bacterium genomic window:
- a CDS encoding type II toxin-antitoxin system VapC family toxin has product MQRVVVDTNIYIDWLNEGRHEDIIFRRDAVKHLSAVVLMELLAGAFSVEDRRLVRNITLPFAKAHRIVTPTVSIYQEAGDVLRRLQRVRGYTIRSAYGLVNDVLIALSARSIGASVITQNERDFAAIQSVRPFKLVVA; this is encoded by the coding sequence ATGCAGCGAGTGGTTGTCGACACGAATATTTACATCGATTGGCTTAACGAAGGCCGGCATGAAGACATCATTTTCCGGCGCGACGCAGTCAAGCATCTTAGCGCGGTCGTGCTGATGGAATTATTGGCGGGAGCATTTTCCGTTGAGGACCGCAGGCTCGTTCGCAACATAACTCTCCCTTTCGCCAAAGCCCACCGAATTGTTACGCCCACGGTTTCGATCTATCAGGAGGCCGGCGATGTATTGAGACGACTTCAACGTGTGCGCGGCTACACCATCCGCAGTGCCTATGGGCTTGTGAACGATGTGCTGATTGCGCTATCGGCCCGCTCGATTGGCGCGAGCGTGATTACCCAAAACGAACGCGACTTTGCG